One genomic window of Helicobacter kayseriensis includes the following:
- a CDS encoding DNA-processing protein DprA encodes MQPLNPIPTSLQSLKSPPAKLFYKGNAELLNYPKIAIVGTRKPNPYTKLLTHNLASMIAKHQGVVVSGGALGVDIIAHTAAFPYTIMVAPTDLNHYYPNTNKIMLQRIYRDALALSEYADIPSPRPYHFLERNRIVIALSDLVIIPQADLHSGSMESAKIALDLGKPLYVFPHRIGESEGTNSLLAASKARAIYRLQEWVLEQFGAHNEKEKDEILEFCALIPNFEEAYQRFGDRLIEYEIEGKIERKNGKVYVR; translated from the coding sequence ATGCAACCCTTAAATCCCATCCCTACCTCTTTGCAATCTCTCAAGTCTCCTCCTGCAAAGCTTTTCTATAAAGGCAATGCAGAGCTTCTAAACTATCCTAAAATAGCCATTGTTGGGACACGCAAACCCAATCCCTACACAAAACTTTTAACTCACAATCTAGCTTCCATGATTGCCAAACATCAAGGCGTCGTAGTGAGCGGAGGAGCCTTGGGAGTAGATATCATCGCCCATACTGCAGCCTTTCCTTATACAATCATGGTTGCACCCACTGATCTCAATCACTACTACCCAAATACCAACAAAATAATGCTTCAAAGAATCTATCGCGATGCACTAGCCCTTAGCGAATATGCAGATATTCCCTCGCCAAGACCTTATCACTTTCTTGAGCGCAATCGCATTGTCATTGCTCTAAGCGATCTTGTCATCATCCCGCAAGCAGATCTTCATAGTGGCTCCATGGAAAGCGCTAAAATCGCTCTTGATCTTGGCAAGCCTCTTTATGTTTTTCCCCATCGGATTGGAGAGAGCGAAGGAACAAATTCTCTACTTGCAGCTTCAAAAGCTCGCGCAATCTATCGTCTTCAAGAGTGGGTTTTAGAACAATTTGGCGCACACAATGAAAAAGAAAAGGATGAGATTCTTGAATTTTGTGCTTTGATTCCAAATTTTGAAGAAGCTTATCAACGCTTTGGTGATCGCCTTATTGAGTATGAAATTGAAGGGAAAATTGAGAGGAAAAATGGAAAAGTTTATGTCCGATAA
- a CDS encoding RNB domain-containing ribonuclease — translation MEIKEFLESLSCGTREIPKKHHSLFYALQKLDAIAKKDRVFKLKEGFAIGSLDVVRKDLVFLKSFCPIHSKDFRMMGSLKFVMSGDIALVKTLSGGTRARLVSLLYSPLCREIVFLEKVREKISALSLKSTQDKPIIYPLRARQKALSALPPHAVLEIDARNGEILEVLGVLEDERVDEKIVLRTYGKDEDFPQECLTLAQSFGDRVYKEFYPHRKDLESLPFCTIDPKDAKDHDDALYYDRGKRILYIAIADVSEYVNKESALDKEARRRGFSIYLPHKSIPMLPRELSENICSLREGESRLAMVWEIHFDVLGEICAKQIYEAVIKNHQSLNYDQVEKLLQNQQQDGIAKEVAESILEFYPLAKRLREKRLKRGYDFLSDEVKLLLEDESLLGVEQSKEGESNHLVEEAMLLANVASAEMFEGLPSYGIYRIHEEMKENHLVELLCYLKSLGFEDKRGKKDVHKIIEEIQKWAKKKGMQREIDKMIIKAQNQAQYSSDNIGHFGLGFESYTHFTSPIRRYSDLCVHRVIKEALKSQNKRLIYLSEDFPSLCKSLSELEREVAKIENAYKDRKYAHWANKHLGERLKVSVIDEQYPPLCRAIEQIDGAKIVLLEREWVNKFDILDVEILEVDLASARIYAQKV, via the coding sequence GTGGAAATCAAAGAATTTTTAGAGTCCTTGAGTTGTGGGACTAGAGAGATTCCTAAGAAGCATCATTCTCTATTTTATGCACTTCAAAAGCTTGATGCTATCGCAAAAAAAGACAGAGTTTTTAAGCTAAAAGAAGGTTTTGCGATTGGTTCTTTGGATGTTGTAAGGAAGGATCTTGTTTTTTTGAAGAGTTTTTGTCCAATTCATTCAAAAGATTTTAGGATGATGGGAAGTTTGAAATTTGTTATGAGTGGAGATATCGCACTGGTTAAGACTTTATCTGGAGGGACGCGAGCAAGATTGGTGAGCTTGCTTTATTCTCCGCTTTGTAGAGAAATTGTTTTTTTAGAAAAGGTAAGGGAAAAAATTTCTGCACTTTCTTTGAAAAGCACTCAGGATAAACCTATCATCTATCCTCTTAGGGCTAGGCAAAAAGCATTGAGTGCGCTTCCTCCTCATGCTGTGCTTGAAATTGATGCTAGAAATGGAGAAATTTTGGAGGTACTAGGGGTTTTGGAAGATGAGAGGGTAGATGAAAAGATTGTTCTGCGCACTTATGGCAAAGATGAAGATTTTCCTCAAGAATGCTTGACTTTGGCGCAAAGTTTTGGAGATCGAGTTTATAAAGAGTTTTATCCTCATAGAAAAGATTTAGAATCTTTGCCATTTTGCACAATCGACCCCAAAGATGCAAAAGATCATGATGATGCGTTGTATTACGATCGGGGAAAAAGGATTTTGTATATCGCGATTGCTGATGTTAGTGAATATGTCAATAAAGAAAGCGCACTTGATAAAGAAGCAAGGAGGAGAGGATTTAGCATCTATCTTCCGCACAAAAGCATTCCGATGCTCCCAAGAGAGCTGAGCGAAAATATTTGCTCTCTCAGAGAGGGGGAAAGCAGGCTTGCAATGGTGTGGGAGATCCATTTTGATGTTTTGGGTGAAATATGTGCTAAGCAAATTTATGAGGCAGTGATTAAGAATCATCAAAGCTTGAACTATGATCAAGTTGAAAAACTCTTGCAAAACCAACAACAAGATGGGATTGCCAAAGAGGTTGCTGAAAGTATTTTGGAGTTTTATCCCCTGGCAAAGCGACTGAGAGAAAAGAGATTAAAAAGAGGGTATGACTTCTTGAGTGATGAGGTTAAACTGCTCCTTGAAGATGAAAGTCTTTTGGGGGTTGAACAATCAAAGGAGGGTGAAAGCAATCATTTGGTAGAGGAAGCGATGCTTTTGGCCAATGTTGCAAGTGCAGAGATGTTTGAGGGGTTGCCCTCCTATGGAATCTATCGCATCCACGAAGAAATGAAGGAAAATCATCTTGTAGAGCTTCTTTGCTATCTTAAAAGTTTAGGATTTGAAGATAAAAGAGGAAAAAAAGATGTCCATAAAATAATTGAAGAGATCCAAAAATGGGCGAAGAAAAAAGGTATGCAAAGAGAGATAGACAAAATGATCATCAAAGCCCAAAATCAAGCCCAATACTCTAGTGATAATATTGGGCATTTTGGTTTGGGCTTTGAGAGTTATACTCATTTTACTTCTCCCATTCGTAGATATAGCGATCTGTGTGTTCATCGTGTTATCAAAGAGGCATTGAAATCTCAGAATAAGCGATTGATTTATTTGAGTGAAGATTTCCCATCGCTTTGCAAGTCTTTGAGTGAATTAGAGCGTGAAGTGGCAAAAATTGAAAATGCCTATAAGGATCGAAAATATGCTCATTGGGCAAATAAGCATCTTGGAGAGAGATTGAAGGTGAGCGTTATTGATGAGCAATATCCTCCGCTTTGCAGGGCAATTGAACAAATCGATGGAGCAAAGATCGTGCTTTTAGAAAGAGAATGGGTGAATAAATTTGATATTTTGGATGTGGAGATTCTTGAAGTGGATTTGGCGAGTGCTAGAATCTATGCACAAAAAGTTTAA
- a CDS encoding glycosyltransferase family A protein, with protein sequence MNLCVYIVIPIYNVEKYLQACIESVLAQTYRHIKIILINDGSTDQSGVIAQRYTKDPRVLLVNQENKGLSCARNVGIEIAMSDSTNQEDILVFLDSDDVMHKSYIQTMQETFKRDPSVKIAIGGVQVIDEEGGLLIEREEKDEALKLSGMEYLKGVKGNYFAFSWGGGYKLGFLKESGIRFVEGMINEDLIFGLETFRMADRICFFNDWVCYRLREGSISCAKTFSKHSNQVLFRSYMINCNYLLSLLQKKELSAIYPLIRRCLRSCASMPFLCWIKDSSLCHKQDLKKLIPYVSYKVRAAFYIPYLARAWIRITKGGDKV encoded by the coding sequence TTGAATCTTTGTGTATATATTGTTATTCCTATTTATAATGTGGAGAAGTATTTGCAAGCATGCATCGAATCGGTGCTTGCTCAAACCTATCGGCATATTAAGATTATCTTAATTAATGATGGGAGCACCGATCAGAGTGGAGTCATTGCGCAGAGATATACAAAAGATCCTCGCGTATTATTGGTAAATCAAGAGAATAAAGGCCTTAGTTGTGCTAGAAATGTGGGCATAGAGATAGCAATGAGCGATAGCACAAATCAAGAAGATATTTTGGTTTTTTTAGATTCTGATGATGTGATGCACAAAAGTTATATTCAAACAATGCAGGAAACATTCAAACGAGATCCTTCTGTCAAGATAGCTATAGGCGGGGTTCAAGTGATTGATGAAGAAGGGGGGTTGCTAATCGAAAGAGAAGAGAAAGATGAGGCATTGAAGTTGAGTGGAATGGAATATCTGAAGGGGGTTAAGGGGAATTATTTTGCCTTTTCTTGGGGGGGGGGGTATAAATTGGGCTTCTTAAAGGAAAGTGGGATCAGATTTGTTGAAGGAATGATCAATGAAGATTTAATCTTTGGTCTTGAAACATTTAGGATGGCGGATAGGATTTGTTTTTTTAATGACTGGGTTTGTTATCGTTTGAGGGAGGGGAGCATATCTTGTGCAAAAACATTTTCTAAGCACTCTAATCAAGTTTTGTTTCGCTCATATATGATTAATTGCAATTATTTATTGTCTCTTTTGCAAAAAAAAGAATTAAGTGCCATTTACCCATTGATTCGGCGCTGCTTGAGAAGTTGCGCATCGATGCCATTTTTGTGCTGGATCAAAGATTCTTCTTTGTGTCATAAGCAAGATCTAAAAAAGCTCATCCCTTATGTCAGCTATAAGGTGAGGGCAGCATTTTACATTCCCTATTTAGCACGAGCATGGATACGAATAACTAAAGGTGGAGATAAGGTTTGA
- the holA gene encoding DNA polymerase III subunit delta: MNRQQLDRFLDSQIPQASLLYGECMFWIEFYSKKIASMTTDLENIVSFYFGDYDYAQVFDLLSQSSLFGDSTLVVLKIDKKLSKKELQSFLEALKKNPSNFLIVEFRKSDSKSSSEYARDFKEMAGLFKGEKLVEARFFEPNFNEAQMVLMARAKELGISIDSRHLMLLLNIQNGDLSIAYKELEKLVYFHRPIEEKDILQLCSALGSVELEDLLDALLSRREIMGIYARLEEEGLDEMGMISSIGAHFYKLFMFFAYIRSNGKADAKEILGYSPPNFVVDKMAKEAMSLREGQYREVFETLIEARVQIFSGRGKSTAVLIALQKLQKILG, encoded by the coding sequence TTGAATCGACAGCAATTGGACAGATTTTTGGATTCTCAAATTCCTCAAGCAAGCTTACTCTATGGAGAGTGTATGTTTTGGATTGAGTTTTATTCAAAAAAAATTGCCTCCATGACAACAGATCTTGAGAATATTGTGAGTTTCTATTTTGGTGATTATGATTATGCTCAAGTCTTTGATTTGCTTAGTCAATCTTCTTTGTTTGGGGATAGCACACTTGTTGTTCTAAAAATTGATAAAAAATTGTCCAAAAAAGAGCTTCAATCATTTCTAGAGGCTTTGAAAAAAAATCCATCCAATTTTCTTATTGTTGAGTTTCGCAAAAGCGATTCTAAGAGTTCCAGTGAATATGCGAGAGATTTTAAAGAAATGGCGGGATTGTTTAAGGGGGAAAAACTAGTTGAAGCAAGGTTTTTTGAACCAAATTTCAATGAGGCTCAAATGGTTTTGATGGCTAGGGCAAAAGAGCTTGGGATTAGTATTGATTCGCGCCATTTAATGTTGCTTTTGAATATCCAAAACGGGGATCTTTCAATTGCTTATAAGGAACTTGAAAAATTAGTTTATTTTCATCGTCCTATTGAGGAAAAAGACATTTTACAGTTATGTAGTGCTTTGGGAAGTGTGGAGTTAGAAGATTTGTTAGATGCGCTTTTATCCCGTAGAGAGATTATGGGAATATACGCACGACTTGAAGAAGAGGGTTTGGATGAGATGGGAATGATTAGTTCTATTGGTGCTCATTTTTATAAACTTTTTATGTTTTTTGCCTATATTCGCTCAAACGGAAAGGCTGATGCCAAAGAGATTTTGGGGTACTCTCCTCCAAATTTTGTGGTGGATAAGATGGCGAAAGAGGCGATGAGTTTGCGTGAGGGACAGTATAGGGAAGTTTTTGAGACTCTTATTGAGGCACGAGTGCAGATTTTTTCAGGTAGGGGGAAAAGCACAGCGGTATTGATCGCTTTGCAAAAACTTCAAAAAATTTTAGGGTAG
- the rpsF gene encoding 30S ribosomal protein S6 — MKHYETMFIVKPTLVEDEIKSKIEFFKEAITKNGGEIETCLDMGMRQLAYEIKKNKRGYYFVIYFKAQASLILELERLYRINEDILRFIVVKYENKKEQKAWETLVDKANNPQKYAKKTLKKDDSPKPPRKKVEEKVEEQVQEQSQETETKEVAE; from the coding sequence ATGAAGCATTATGAAACGATGTTTATCGTTAAACCTACGCTTGTTGAAGACGAAATCAAATCTAAGATTGAATTCTTTAAAGAAGCAATTACAAAAAATGGTGGTGAGATTGAAACATGCCTTGATATGGGAATGAGACAACTTGCCTATGAGATTAAAAAAAATAAACGAGGCTACTATTTTGTGATCTATTTCAAGGCTCAAGCCTCTTTGATTTTGGAGCTTGAAAGACTCTATAGAATCAATGAAGATATTTTGAGATTTATTGTTGTGAAATATGAAAACAAAAAAGAGCAAAAAGCTTGGGAAACGCTTGTAGATAAAGCGAATAACCCACAAAAATATGCAAAAAAGACGCTCAAAAAAGATGATTCTCCAAAGCCTCCAAGAAAAAAGGTTGAGGAAAAGGTTGAAGAGCAAGTTCAAGAACAGAGTCAGGAGACTGAAACTAAGGAAGTTGCTGAATAG
- a CDS encoding single-stranded DNA-binding protein, translating into MFNKVIMVGNLTRDVELRYLPSGSAVATIGLASNRRYKKQDGSQAEEVCFIDVKLFGRTAEVANQYLRKGSKILIEGKLTYESWTDQSGAKRSRHVITAESMQMMDTRSDSQSAPQAYEAYPQYEQQASYAPQMQRAPQQASPQSNYSNSHNIPEINIDDDEIPF; encoded by the coding sequence ATGTTTAATAAAGTGATTATGGTTGGAAATTTGACGCGTGATGTTGAGTTGAGGTATCTTCCTAGCGGAAGTGCTGTAGCTACAATTGGACTTGCTTCCAATCGTAGATATAAAAAACAAGATGGCAGCCAAGCTGAAGAGGTTTGCTTTATTGATGTGAAGCTATTTGGGCGTACTGCAGAAGTGGCTAATCAATATCTGCGAAAGGGAAGCAAAATCTTGATTGAAGGTAAGCTTACTTATGAAAGTTGGACTGATCAGTCGGGTGCAAAGAGATCGCGTCACGTAATCACTGCAGAGTCTATGCAGATGATGGATACGCGCTCTGATTCTCAAAGTGCTCCACAAGCTTATGAAGCCTATCCTCAATATGAACAACAGGCTTCTTATGCTCCTCAGATGCAAAGGGCACCGCAACAAGCCTCCCCACAATCCAATTATAGTAATTCTCACAATATCCCAGAAATCAATATCGATGATGATGAAATCCCATTTTAG
- the rpsR gene encoding 30S ribosomal protein S18, with the protein MEKKKYSKRYCRYTEAKIEFIDYKDVEMLKHSLSERYKIMPRRLTGNTKKWQERVEKAIKRARHMALIPYIVDRKRVVENPFKLS; encoded by the coding sequence ATGGAAAAGAAAAAATATTCAAAGCGCTATTGTCGCTATACTGAAGCCAAAATTGAATTTATTGACTATAAAGATGTTGAAATGCTTAAGCATTCATTATCTGAGCGTTATAAGATTATGCCAAGACGCCTTACAGGCAATACAAAAAAATGGCAAGAAAGGGTTGAAAAAGCAATTAAGCGTGCAAGACATATGGCTTTGATCCCTTATATTGTTGATCGCAAAAGAGTTGTAGAAAATCCCTTTAAGCTTTCATAA
- a CDS encoding glycosyltransferase family 2 protein, with amino-acid sequence MLPPLVSVIIPIYNVSRYLKECLDSVVSQTYKHLEIILINDGSEDGSEEIAREYLYDPRVQLISQINKGLSAARNVGMKKASGAYIMFVDSDDYLSLNYIAEMVEIAIRFDVEMVCNEAIVRFGRTRLSNPQRKEPQRYVPDSHNIVFGGAVWRFLFLRQFLERCGVEFLEGKVYEDEAFLYMISPFCNAFVRYCGEYYFYRQRDDSIMAQHKNFRNYDLLDVFRSIYLYYQSNCLLEHFSPPYYFLYDCAIGYSNEKEYLDRAEKLSKELGAYPYFFKRKILYKLGRFSKILYLIKRVVCARKKKK; translated from the coding sequence ATGTTGCCACCTTTAGTGAGCGTAATTATCCCGATTTATAATGTTTCTCGCTATTTGAAAGAATGCCTTGATTCTGTAGTTTCTCAAACCTATAAGCATCTTGAGATCATTTTGATCAATGATGGAAGTGAGGATGGAAGTGAAGAGATCGCTAGAGAGTACTTGTATGATCCACGCGTGCAATTAATTTCTCAGATAAATAAGGGATTAAGTGCAGCAAGAAATGTCGGAATGAAAAAGGCAAGCGGTGCATACATTATGTTTGTAGATAGCGATGATTACTTAAGTCTGAATTATATTGCAGAGATGGTTGAAATTGCGATACGGTTTGATGTCGAAATGGTTTGCAATGAAGCCATCGTACGCTTTGGAAGGACGCGCTTAAGTAATCCGCAAAGGAAGGAGCCTCAAAGATATGTCCCAGATTCTCACAATATTGTTTTTGGTGGAGCAGTGTGGAGATTTTTGTTTTTGAGACAATTCTTGGAGCGTTGCGGGGTAGAGTTTTTGGAGGGAAAGGTTTATGAAGATGAGGCGTTTTTATATATGATTTCCCCTTTTTGCAATGCATTTGTGCGCTATTGTGGAGAATATTATTTTTATCGTCAAAGAGATGATTCAATCATGGCGCAACATAAAAACTTTAGAAATTATGATTTGCTTGATGTTTTTAGATCAATCTATCTGTACTATCAGTCCAATTGTTTATTGGAGCACTTTTCTCCGCCGTATTATTTTTTGTATGATTGTGCGATAGGCTATAGCAACGAAAAAGAATATCTTGATAGGGCAGAAAAATTATCTAAAGAACTTGGAGCTTACCCTTATTTTTTTAAGAGAAAAATTTTATATAAATTGGGAAGATTTTCTAAAATTTTGTACTTGATTAAGCGTGTGGTGTGCGCAAGAAAGAAAAAGAAATGA
- a CDS encoding alpha/beta fold hydrolase, with translation MTKEDLSFRSDFGEVVYSLYTPKNYNQCIVQIAHGMIEERGKYDEFAQFLSACGYVVAVNDHRGHGESIGGRSGKYVVDLGEMGENGFERAVGDMHTLTQILKKRFEGFRFILIGHSMGSLLARRYLQLYEKELDALVLMGTPSPNALAGFGVNLCSVLELLGLKRVGVRMMNRLSLVGFNRRFRQRDASAPFYAWLTRDLKQAEPYMQKKEYRFSFTLNSFGCLFGGLKRVFSPNFRVNKINLPIVFLSGDDDPCGDFGKGALRAYEYLVSQGYENVQLRLYSGARHELLLEINKRQIMQEVKEWIECK, from the coding sequence ATGACAAAAGAAGATTTGAGCTTTAGGAGTGATTTTGGGGAGGTGGTTTATAGTCTATATACCCCCAAAAATTACAATCAATGTATTGTGCAAATTGCGCATGGAATGATTGAAGAACGAGGAAAGTATGATGAGTTTGCTCAATTTTTGTCTGCTTGTGGATATGTTGTGGCGGTCAATGATCATAGGGGACATGGAGAGAGTATTGGCGGAAGGAGTGGAAAATATGTCGTTGATTTAGGTGAGATGGGTGAGAATGGATTTGAGAGAGCTGTTGGGGATATGCATACCCTAACACAGATTCTTAAAAAGCGTTTTGAGGGGTTTAGGTTTATTCTTATAGGCCATTCTATGGGATCTTTGCTCGCAAGACGCTATTTGCAGTTATATGAGAAAGAGTTAGATGCTTTAGTATTGATGGGGACGCCTTCACCAAATGCCTTGGCGGGATTTGGAGTCAATCTGTGTTCTGTTTTGGAGCTTTTGGGTTTGAAACGCGTCGGGGTTAGAATGATGAATCGCTTAAGTCTTGTAGGATTTAATCGTCGATTTCGCCAAAGAGATGCATCTGCTCCTTTTTATGCGTGGCTTACGCGAGATTTGAAGCAAGCAGAGCCATATATGCAAAAAAAAGAGTATCGCTTCTCTTTTACACTCAATTCTTTTGGGTGTTTGTTTGGAGGATTGAAGAGAGTTTTTTCTCCTAATTTTCGTGTGAACAAGATCAATCTTCCTATTGTGTTTTTGAGTGGAGATGATGATCCTTGTGGAGACTTTGGCAAAGGGGCGCTAAGGGCTTATGAGTATCTTGTCTCTCAAGGATATGAGAATGTTCAACTGCGCCTTTATAGCGGTGCCAGACACGAGTTGTTGCTGGAGATTAATAAAAGACAAATTATGCAGGAAGTAAAGGAGTGGATTGAATGCAAGTGA
- a CDS encoding glycosyltransferase family 2 protein has product MSSLSAVFFSVIIPTFNREDFISRAIDSVLCQDFENFELIVVDDGSTDRTRELLEQYNDERIRYFYKANGGVSSARNLGLQHARGQYVTFIDSDDYIAQGFLKDAYSFLSKGDIECLFYAGVAIQKTKEIKVPLFWAKASGDQEYVGRGLFIDFCLYLGNSWGCGKFFKNSAIQEHHLQFCEEISYGEDLMFVLSFLAFAQNSFVRNKNYYYCDIRYESLSRSQISKKDHIENLLKGYEKLRKLLIGQQKEELLFFLNTIYADHIFSRYCSLGALCSRGGNWEKKCMALFQDRNQDVSSFERKIRQRVVGINSRRAMILLAEGFRFCVVLASYLPDSIRKGIKSFIKKVKIA; this is encoded by the coding sequence ATGTCCTCTTTGTCTGCAGTGTTTTTTAGTGTTATTATCCCCACCTTCAACCGTGAGGATTTTATCAGTCGCGCTATTGATTCGGTGCTTTGTCAAGATTTTGAAAACTTTGAGTTGATTGTTGTTGATGATGGTAGTACAGATAGAACAAGGGAGTTGTTGGAACAATACAATGATGAGAGAATTCGATATTTTTATAAAGCAAATGGAGGAGTTTCATCGGCAAGAAATTTAGGCTTGCAACACGCTAGAGGGCAATATGTTACATTTATAGATAGTGATGATTATATCGCCCAAGGTTTTTTGAAAGATGCATATAGTTTTCTCTCAAAAGGAGATATTGAGTGCTTATTTTATGCAGGAGTGGCGATTCAAAAAACAAAAGAAATAAAAGTTCCCCTCTTTTGGGCCAAAGCAAGTGGTGATCAAGAGTACGTAGGAAGAGGGCTGTTTATTGATTTTTGTCTTTATTTGGGAAATTCTTGGGGATGTGGAAAATTTTTTAAAAACAGCGCTATACAAGAACACCATCTTCAATTTTGTGAAGAGATTAGCTATGGCGAAGATTTGATGTTTGTCTTAAGTTTTTTGGCTTTTGCTCAAAATAGCTTTGTAAGAAATAAAAATTATTACTATTGTGATATTCGATATGAAAGTTTGAGTCGTTCTCAAATCAGTAAAAAAGATCATATTGAGAATCTTTTGAAGGGATATGAAAAATTGAGAAAGCTTTTGATTGGACAACAAAAAGAAGAGTTATTGTTCTTTTTAAACACAATTTATGCTGACCACATTTTTTCTCGCTATTGTAGCTTGGGAGCGCTGTGCTCAAGAGGTGGGAATTGGGAAAAGAAATGTATGGCTTTGTTTCAGGATAGGAATCAGGATGTAAGCTCTTTTGAGAGGAAAATAAGACAAAGGGTTGTGGGAATTAATTCTAGGAGGGCAATGATTTTGCTTGCCGAAGGCTTTCGTTTCTGTGTTGTTTTGGCTAGTTATTTGCCCGATTCAATTAGGAAAGGAATCAAAAGTTTTATTAAAAAAGTAAAAATCGCTTAA
- the groL gene encoding chaperonin GroEL (60 kDa chaperone family; promotes refolding of misfolded polypeptides especially under stressful conditions; forms two stacked rings of heptamers to form a barrel-shaped 14mer; ends can be capped by GroES; misfolded proteins enter the barrel where they are refolded when GroES binds) yields MAKEINFSDSARNKLYEGVKQLSDAVKVTMGPRGRNVLIQKSYGAPAITKDGVSVAKEVELADPIANMGAQLVKEVASKTADAAGDGTTTATVLAYSIFKEGLRNVTAGANPIEVKRGMDKASEAIIEELKKGSKKVGGKEEIAQVATISANSDEKIGNLIAEAMEKVGKDGVITVEEAKGINDELSVVEGMQFDRGYLSPYFVTNSDKMNAQLDNPYILLTDKKITSMKDILPLLESTMKSGKPLLIIAEDIEGEALTTLVVNKLRGVLNVAAVKAPGFGDRRKEMLKDIAILTGGQVISEELGKTLESASIEDLGQAGRIVIDKDNTTIVDGKGSAEEVKARVAQIRTQIESTTSDYDREKLQERLAKLSGGVAVIKVGAASEVEMKEKKDRVDDALSATKAAVEEGIVIGGGAALIRAAQKVSLSLKGDEQIGYEIILRAIKAPMKQIAENAGYDAGVVINNVESAKEDTYGFNASSGEYVDMFKAGIIDPLKVARVALQNAVSVSSLLLTTEATINDIKEEKPAMPDMSGMGGMGGMGGMGGMM; encoded by the coding sequence ATGGTGTTAGTGTGGCAAAAGAAGTTGAGCTAGCTGATCCAATTGCAAATATGGGAGCTCAACTTGTTAAAGAAGTTGCAAGCAAAACAGCAGATGCTGCAGGAGATGGAACAACAACAGCAACAGTTTTGGCCTATAGCATTTTTAAAGAAGGGTTGAGAAACGTCACAGCTGGAGCTAATCCAATCGAAGTTAAAAGAGGAATGGATAAAGCTAGCGAAGCGATTATCGAAGAACTCAAAAAAGGAAGCAAAAAAGTAGGCGGAAAAGAAGAGATTGCACAAGTTGCAACAATTTCTGCAAATTCTGATGAGAAAATCGGAAATCTTATCGCTGAAGCTATGGAAAAAGTAGGCAAAGATGGTGTTATCACTGTTGAAGAGGCAAAAGGAATCAATGATGAATTAAGCGTTGTTGAGGGAATGCAATTTGATCGAGGATATCTCTCTCCTTATTTTGTAACAAATAGCGACAAAATGAACGCTCAACTAGACAATCCCTACATTCTCTTGACAGATAAAAAAATCACTTCAATGAAGGATATCTTGCCACTTCTTGAATCTACAATGAAAAGTGGAAAACCTTTGCTTATCATCGCCGAGGACATTGAAGGTGAAGCATTGACAACTTTGGTTGTAAATAAATTACGTGGTGTGCTTAATGTCGCAGCAGTCAAAGCTCCTGGATTTGGTGATCGCAGAAAAGAAATGCTTAAAGATATTGCAATCCTAACAGGTGGACAAGTCATTAGCGAAGAGCTTGGAAAAACTCTAGAATCTGCAAGCATCGAAGACCTTGGGCAAGCTGGACGCATTGTGATTGATAAGGATAATACAACAATCGTAGATGGCAAAGGAAGTGCAGAGGAAGTTAAAGCGCGCGTTGCACAAATTCGCACACAAATTGAGAGCACAACAAGCGATTATGATAGAGAAAAACTCCAAGAAAGACTTGCAAAACTTAGTGGTGGAGTTGCAGTTATCAAAGTGGGTGCAGCAAGCGAAGTAGAAATGAAAGAGAAAAAAGATAGAGTTGATGATGCACTTTCTGCAACAAAAGCAGCCGTTGAAGAAGGCATTGTAATTGGTGGTGGTGCAGCACTCATTCGAGCAGCTCAAAAAGTTTCTCTCTCTCTTAAAGGTGATGAGCAAATTGGTTATGAAATCATTCTCAGAGCGATCAAAGCTCCAATGAAACAAATTGCTGAAAATGCTGGATATGATGCTGGTGTTGTTATTAATAATGTTGAAAGTGCAAAAGAGGACACTTACGGATTTAATGCAAGCAGTGGAGAGTATGTTGATATGTTTAAAGCTGGAATTATTGATCCACTTAAAGTTGCAAGAGTTGCATTGCAAAATGCAGTAAGCGTATCAAGCCTACTCCTCACAACAGAAGCAACAATTAATGACATCAAAGAAGAAAAGCCTGCAATGCCTGATATGAGCGGTATGGGCGGAATGGGGGGCATGGGGGGCATGGGAGGGATGATGTAA